The uncultured Trichococcus sp. DNA segment TTCCGATCGCGCACGGTGAAGGTAACTACTTCTGCGATGCAGAAACTTTGGCTGACCTGAAAGCCAACAACCAAATCGTATTCACTTATGCCAACGGCAACCCGAACGGCAGCATCGAAGACATCGCCGGCATCATCAACAAAAAAGGCAACGTCCTCGGCATGATGCCTCACCCGGAGCGTGCTGTCGAAGCTTTGCTGGGATCGGCTGACGGTCTGCGCCTGTTCCAATCCATGGTTGAAAATTATAAGAAGGAGCTGAACAAATAATGGCATTTTTAGAACCAACGCCAGAACAAGTAAAAGAGTCCAAAATTTATCGTGAATGGGGTCTGACAGACGAAGAGTACGGCACAATCTGCGATAAAATTTTGCATCGTTTGCCGAACTATACTGAAACTGGCCTGTTTGCCGTTATGTGGAGCGAACACTGTTCTTATAAAAACTCAAAACCAGTCCTGAGAAAATTCCCTACTACCGGCCCGCAAGTGTTGCAAGGACCTGGTGAAGGCGCTGGTATCGTGGACATCGGCGACGGCCAGGCTGTCGTTTTCAAGGCGGAAAGCCACAACCACCCATCAGCTGTCGAGCCTTATGAAGGCGCAGCTACCGGTGTCGGCGGCATCATCCGTGACATCTTCAGCATGGGCGCACGCCCGATTGCGATCCTGGACTCTTTGCGTTTCGGCGAATTGGACAATGAGCGCACGAAACACATCTTCGAAGAAGTCGTTGCCGGCATCAGCGGTTACGGCAACTGTATCGGCATCCCGACTGTCGGCGGCGAAACGGTCTTCGACCCTTGCTACAAAGGAAATCCATTGGTCAACGCAATGTGCGTCGGCTTGATCGATCAAAAAGATATGCAAAAAGGCCAAGCTGCCGGAGTCGGCAACTCAATCATGTACGTGGGTGCAAAAACCGGCCGCGATGGTATCCATGGCGCCACTTTCGCTTCCGAAGAATTCAAGGAAGAGGAAGAAGCACAACGTTCTGCTGTCCAAGTAGGCGATCCGTTCATGGAAAAATTATTGATGGAAGCTTGTTTGGAATGCATTTATGACTACTCCGACGCTTTGATCGGTATCCAGGACATGGGTGCTGCCGGTCTGGTCTCTTCCAGCTCGGAAATGGCTTCAAAAGCAGGCAGCGGCTTGCTGTTGAACCTTGATGACGTTCCGCAGCGCGAAACAGAAATGACACCTTACGAAATGATGCTTTCCGAATCGCAGGAGCGTATGCTGTTGTGCATCAAGAAGGGCGAAGAGCAACGCATCGTCGACCTGTTCAAAAAATATGAATTGGATGCAGTCGTGATCGGTGAAGTTACCGATGATGGCATGTACCGTCTATCCCATGCAGGCAAAGTGGTGGCTGAACTTCCGGTTGATGCTTTGGCTGAAGATGCACCGGTCTACTACAAACCGACTGCAGTGCCTGCCCGCATCGCTGCATTCGCAGCTATGGAAGACTACAAACCTGTCTTCACATCAGCGCAGGACACCTTAGTGGCTCTATTGCAGCAAGCGACGTTGGCTTCCAAGAAGAGCGTCTATGATACATATGATTCCATGGTCCGCACCAGCACGGTCGTAGGCCCAGGAAGCGATGCTGCAGTTGTCCGCGTCCGCGGCACCAAAAAAGCAATCGCAATGACAACGGACTGCAACG contains these protein-coding regions:
- the purL gene encoding phosphoribosylformylglycinamidine synthase subunit PurL — its product is MAFLEPTPEQVKESKIYREWGLTDEEYGTICDKILHRLPNYTETGLFAVMWSEHCSYKNSKPVLRKFPTTGPQVLQGPGEGAGIVDIGDGQAVVFKAESHNHPSAVEPYEGAATGVGGIIRDIFSMGARPIAILDSLRFGELDNERTKHIFEEVVAGISGYGNCIGIPTVGGETVFDPCYKGNPLVNAMCVGLIDQKDMQKGQAAGVGNSIMYVGAKTGRDGIHGATFASEEFKEEEEAQRSAVQVGDPFMEKLLMEACLECIYDYSDALIGIQDMGAAGLVSSSSEMASKAGSGLLLNLDDVPQRETEMTPYEMMLSESQERMLLCIKKGEEQRIVDLFKKYELDAVVIGEVTDDGMYRLSHAGKVVAELPVDALAEDAPVYYKPTAVPARIAAFAAMEDYKPVFTSAQDTLVALLQQATLASKKSVYDTYDSMVRTSTVVGPGSDAAVVRVRGTKKAIAMTTDCNGRYLYLNPEIGGQIAVAEAARNIVASGGKPLAITDCLNYGNPDKPEIFWELSTSADGISEACRQLDTPVISGNVSLYNETDGVAVYPTPMIGMVGLIEDLAHITTQAFKTAGDRIVLIGETKADFNGSELQKMELGKIEGKLMDFDLAVEKENQANVLKAIKAGLIASAHDLSEGGLAVGLMESVFDTGLGFDVTVDMDKTLLFSETQSRFILTVKPENVAAVEAIFGSAAAQIGTVTEDATAKIAAANETITLDVKEVQTKWEEAIPCLLKQKA